The Paenibacillus sp. FSL R7-0204 genome includes a region encoding these proteins:
- a CDS encoding NAD-dependent epimerase/dehydratase family protein produces MKGALSDCRALVTGASGFVGTWLTQHLLEQGAELTSILSELNPRSPFAKMGLDKEIRCYYGSIADYHLIERAITDERINTVFHLAAVSMQDLAYQIPWQTFETNVKGTYNLLEVCRIHKDQISKIIIASSDKVYGDSPILPYDEEMPIQGRNPYDASKSCSDLISQSYRHSFSLPIVIGRFGNIYGGGDLNFRRLVPGTIQRLYGKLQPVIRISSDGTYMRDFLYIKDLVQAYMAMYHYEGHQAGEHVFNFGTGKLWEIQKVTSLIQHTMNLDYIEPHYEVQNGREILHQHLSPERAKAILHWSADTPLEEGIRQTVDWYERYWLPEPHTATTGVV; encoded by the coding sequence ATGAAGGGCGCTTTATCGGACTGCCGTGCGCTGGTTACAGGTGCATCAGGATTCGTAGGAACATGGCTCACTCAACATTTGCTTGAACAAGGTGCTGAACTAACCTCTATCCTGAGTGAGCTCAACCCGCGAAGCCCGTTTGCCAAAATGGGGCTGGACAAGGAAATCCGCTGTTATTATGGTTCAATTGCCGACTACCACTTAATTGAACGCGCTATCACGGACGAAAGAATTAACACCGTCTTTCATCTGGCTGCCGTATCCATGCAGGATTTGGCATACCAGATCCCCTGGCAGACGTTCGAGACCAATGTGAAGGGCACTTACAATCTGCTGGAGGTCTGCCGGATTCACAAGGACCAGATCTCCAAAATCATCATTGCCTCCAGTGACAAAGTATACGGTGACAGCCCCATTCTCCCCTATGATGAAGAGATGCCCATTCAGGGCAGGAATCCTTACGACGCCTCGAAATCCTGTTCCGATCTGATCTCCCAGAGCTACAGACACAGCTTCAGCCTGCCTATCGTGATCGGACGCTTTGGCAATATTTACGGAGGAGGCGATCTGAACTTCCGCAGGCTTGTTCCCGGGACCATACAGCGGCTATACGGCAAGCTTCAGCCTGTCATCCGAATCTCTTCAGACGGAACCTATATGCGGGACTTCCTCTACATCAAGGATTTGGTCCAGGCTTACATGGCTATGTACCATTATGAAGGACATCAGGCTGGAGAGCATGTATTTAACTTCGGGACCGGCAAGCTGTGGGAGATCCAGAAGGTTACCTCACTTATTCAGCACACAATGAATCTGGATTATATTGAACCGCACTATGAAGTTCAGAACGGCAGGGAAATTCTGCACCAGCATCTCTCCCCTGAGCGGGCCAAGGCGATTCTTCATTGGTCAGCAGATACTCCGCTGGAGGAAGGAATCAGGCAAACCGTAGACTGGTATGAACGGTACTGGCTACCCGAACCCCACACAGCAACGACAGGAGTTGTATAA